A single window of Sphingobium sp. SCG-1 DNA harbors:
- a CDS encoding segregation and condensation protein A — translation MDDLFPDAEMPAGPERLTVSFEAWEGPLDLLLSLARTQKVDLREISILALVEQYLDFIESVRELKLELAADYLVMAAWLAYLKSGLLLPRDEQVAPSPEELALRLQLRLQRLQAMREAGARLMARDLVGRDVFLRPAPEGLRTERKAKWQASLFELLQAYGQIRARTQPTVHIVFRRPVMTLDEAMLRVEAMIGTRLDWTSIEAFLPDGVGGALGRSALASSFVAALELARQGKVDIRQDGIFSPLYLRAAARAVAAST, via the coding sequence GTGGACGATCTTTTCCCCGACGCCGAAATGCCCGCAGGCCCGGAGCGGCTGACCGTCAGCTTCGAGGCATGGGAAGGGCCGCTCGATTTGCTCCTCTCCCTTGCGCGCACGCAGAAAGTCGATCTGCGGGAGATCTCTATTCTCGCGCTGGTGGAGCAATATCTGGATTTCATCGAAAGCGTTCGTGAGTTGAAGCTGGAACTCGCGGCCGATTATCTGGTGATGGCGGCGTGGTTGGCTTATCTGAAATCTGGCCTGCTCCTCCCGCGTGATGAGCAGGTCGCTCCCTCGCCCGAGGAACTCGCGCTCCGGCTTCAACTTCGCCTTCAACGTCTTCAGGCGATGCGCGAAGCGGGCGCGCGGCTGATGGCTCGCGATCTGGTCGGCCGCGACGTTTTCCTGAGGCCGGCACCGGAGGGCCTGCGTACCGAACGAAAGGCGAAGTGGCAGGCCAGCCTTTTCGAACTGCTACAGGCCTATGGTCAGATACGTGCCCGTACCCAGCCGACGGTGCACATTGTCTTTCGTCGACCGGTGATGACTTTGGACGAAGCCATGCTGCGCGTGGAGGCGATGATCGGCACGCGCCTCGACTGGACGAGCATCGAAGCGTTCCTGCCTGACGGGGTTGGCGGCGCATTGGGTCGGTCGGCACTTGCCAGCAGCTTTGTCGCCGCGCTGGAACTGGCGCGGCAAGGTAAGGTCGATATTCGTCAGGATGGCATATTCTCGCCGCTGTATCTGCGTGCCGCTGCCCGCGCCGTGGCTGCATCGACATGA
- a CDS encoding ImuA family protein, whose product MADSLPSLSALKRRIAAIEQHRPAMAEVHVSSGHDGIDVATGGGIARGCLHELFASEPDDAGSITGFATMLAVRLGGGIIWLRQEGVQKASGRLHAAGLMEIGLDPARMILAVLPDPLSVLRAAADVVRCPDVGVAVVELWQRPPALDLTASRRLALAAEASGVTILLLRVDAEPTPSAAQTRWAVRAAASAPLEANAPGHPTLEIELLRQRGRPAGGRWHVEWDRERAVFLAADRPAERHANTTIRAASSGAVVPLPFGGQDDAPAVLPIRRTG is encoded by the coding sequence ATGGCCGATTCTTTACCCTCCCTATCCGCGCTCAAACGCAGGATTGCCGCCATTGAGCAGCATCGTCCGGCAATGGCGGAGGTCCATGTCAGCAGCGGCCATGACGGGATCGACGTAGCCACAGGAGGCGGAATCGCAAGAGGTTGCCTGCATGAACTATTCGCGTCGGAGCCTGACGATGCGGGAAGCATTACGGGTTTCGCGACTATGCTGGCTGTGCGGTTGGGCGGCGGCATAATCTGGCTGCGGCAGGAAGGGGTACAGAAGGCGAGCGGCAGGCTGCACGCCGCGGGACTAATGGAAATTGGCCTCGATCCCGCACGGATGATATTGGCGGTTTTGCCCGATCCTCTTTCCGTTCTGCGCGCGGCGGCAGATGTCGTGCGCTGCCCGGATGTGGGCGTGGCGGTGGTCGAACTATGGCAGCGCCCGCCTGCGCTCGACCTGACTGCCAGCCGCCGCCTCGCCCTCGCCGCCGAAGCATCGGGCGTTACGATATTGCTGCTGCGGGTCGATGCTGAGCCGACGCCGAGTGCCGCCCAGACTCGATGGGCTGTGCGGGCAGCGGCATCCGCGCCGCTGGAGGCCAACGCTCCGGGCCACCCAACCCTGGAAATCGAATTGTTGCGCCAGCGTGGTCGCCCTGCGGGCGGACGCTGGCATGTGGAGTGGGATCGTGAACGAGCAGTCTTCCTTGCGGCAGACAGGCCGGCAGAACGCCATGCAAACACAACCATCCGGGCGGCGTCATCTGGCGCTGTGGTTCCCCTTCCTTTCGGCGGACAGGATGATGCGCCTGCTGTCCTCCCGATCCGACGCACCGGCTGA
- the thrB gene encoding homoserine kinase yields the protein MAVYTHVPAEDMAAFLTRYDVGSLVSAKGIAEGVENSNYLIETTQDRFILTLYEKRVDEADLPFFMDLLDHLGARGCKVPRFIGDRDGAKLQQLGGRPACLIEFLTGVSVTEPTPAQARAAGKALGEMHRAAADFTGTRPNALDPAGWHDLADKCGADFDSIAPGFGERVAAELSWLDANWPVDLPRSVIHADLFPDNVLMLGDDVTGLIDFYFSCTDIRAYDLAVTHGAWCFANDGSAYHSNRGAALVVGYDGAFGLSDSERAAFPALCRGAALRFLLTRAYDWINTPADAMVTRKDPLAFLRRLDFYATAHPSMLLGA from the coding sequence ATGGCAGTATATACGCATGTACCGGCCGAGGACATGGCCGCTTTCCTGACGCGCTATGATGTCGGTAGCCTAGTCTCTGCAAAGGGCATTGCCGAAGGTGTCGAGAACAGCAATTACCTGATCGAAACGACGCAGGACCGTTTCATCCTGACGCTGTACGAAAAGCGCGTCGATGAAGCGGACCTGCCATTCTTCATGGACCTGCTCGATCATCTGGGTGCGCGCGGCTGCAAAGTGCCCCGTTTCATTGGCGATCGGGACGGGGCCAAGCTTCAGCAACTGGGTGGACGTCCCGCATGCCTTATCGAATTTCTGACCGGTGTGTCCGTCACCGAACCGACGCCAGCGCAGGCACGGGCGGCAGGCAAGGCATTGGGGGAAATGCATCGGGCAGCGGCGGATTTTACCGGCACTCGCCCCAACGCGCTTGATCCTGCCGGGTGGCACGATCTTGCCGATAAATGCGGAGCCGATTTCGACAGCATTGCTCCGGGCTTTGGTGAACGCGTCGCTGCCGAACTCAGTTGGCTGGACGCAAATTGGCCCGTGGATTTGCCTCGCTCCGTCATCCATGCCGATCTTTTTCCGGACAATGTCCTGATGCTGGGCGATGACGTTACTGGCCTCATCGACTTCTATTTCAGTTGCACGGACATTCGCGCCTATGATCTTGCCGTGACGCATGGCGCATGGTGCTTTGCGAATGACGGCAGTGCCTATCATTCCAATCGCGGTGCGGCTCTGGTGGTGGGCTATGATGGCGCATTCGGCCTATCGGATTCCGAGCGCGCCGCCTTCCCCGCCTTGTGCCGGGGCGCGGCTTTGCGCTTTCTCCTGACGCGCGCCTATGACTGGATCAACACACCCGCCGATGCGATGGTGACTCGCAAAGATCCCCTCGCCTTCCTGCGGCGTCTGGATTTCTACGCTACGGCGCATCCATCCATGTTGCTCGGCGCATGA
- the argS gene encoding arginine--tRNA ligase, which yields MTLYARFTTYLDAVLDQLVASGDLPAGLDRKGVTVEPPRDPSHGDLATNAAMVLAKPAGTNPRALAEKVAAGLQALEEVAEVSVAGPGFLNMRLTDATWRAELAAIHAEGKDYGRTDMGQGVHVNVEYVSANPTGPMHMGHCRGAVVGDALATLLEYAGHKVTREYYINDAGGQVDVLARSVHLRYREALSEDVGAIPEGLYPGDYLIPVGQKLAAEYGDAMVAAPESEWLVPFRKQAVAAMMDMIRDDLALLGIHHDLFSSEAELQEAGKPEAAEAWLREQGLVYDGVLEAPKGETPEDWEPVELPLFRSTQFGDDQDRPIKKSNGSWTYFGADLAYHYQKAEAADQLIDIWGADHAGTVKRIQAAVAALTGGKTRFDVKLVQMVRLLRNGEPVKMSKRSGNFVTLADVVKEVGKDVVRFTMLTRKADAQMDFDFAKVVEASKDNPVFYVQYAHARISSLGRRAAEAGLDLPAPDLSRLGTGELEVVKRAAQFPRIVEAAAQSREPHRIAFYLNDLAASFHGWWNQGNDNPELRVIVADDPATTSARLFLAQGIGQIIRNGLALMGVEALTEMQ from the coding sequence GTGACTTTGTACGCCCGTTTCACGACCTATCTCGATGCTGTGCTGGACCAGCTTGTCGCTTCGGGCGATTTGCCTGCCGGTCTGGATCGCAAGGGCGTAACCGTCGAGCCGCCGCGCGATCCGAGCCATGGCGATCTTGCCACCAACGCCGCCATGGTGCTGGCCAAGCCCGCCGGCACCAACCCGCGCGCGCTGGCCGAGAAGGTTGCGGCAGGGTTGCAGGCGCTGGAGGAAGTGGCTGAGGTTTCGGTGGCTGGTCCCGGCTTCCTAAACATGCGCCTGACCGATGCGACGTGGCGCGCCGAACTGGCGGCGATCCACGCCGAGGGCAAGGACTACGGACGCACCGACATGGGGCAGGGCGTTCATGTGAATGTCGAATATGTCTCCGCCAATCCTACTGGCCCGATGCACATGGGGCATTGCCGGGGCGCAGTGGTGGGGGACGCTCTCGCGACGCTGCTCGAATATGCCGGGCACAAGGTCACGCGTGAATATTACATCAACGACGCGGGGGGGCAGGTCGATGTCCTCGCGCGCTCGGTGCATCTCCGGTATCGCGAGGCACTTAGCGAAGATGTGGGTGCGATCCCCGAAGGCCTGTATCCCGGTGATTATCTGATCCCGGTGGGCCAGAAGCTGGCTGCCGAATATGGCGATGCCATGGTCGCGGCACCGGAAAGCGAGTGGCTGGTGCCCTTCCGCAAGCAGGCGGTTGCGGCGATGATGGACATGATCCGGGATGATCTCGCGCTGCTCGGCATCCATCACGATCTCTTCTCATCCGAAGCGGAGTTGCAGGAGGCAGGCAAGCCGGAGGCGGCCGAAGCCTGGCTACGCGAGCAGGGACTGGTTTATGACGGTGTTCTTGAGGCACCGAAGGGAGAAACGCCGGAAGATTGGGAGCCGGTCGAACTGCCGCTATTCCGCTCCACGCAGTTTGGCGACGATCAGGATCGTCCGATCAAGAAGTCCAACGGAAGCTGGACCTATTTCGGCGCGGACCTCGCTTACCATTATCAGAAAGCGGAGGCCGCCGATCAGTTGATCGACATATGGGGCGCGGATCATGCGGGAACCGTGAAGCGCATCCAGGCGGCGGTCGCGGCGCTCACGGGCGGCAAGACCCGGTTCGACGTGAAGCTGGTGCAGATGGTGCGCCTGCTCCGCAATGGCGAGCCGGTGAAAATGTCGAAGCGCTCCGGCAATTTCGTGACGTTGGCCGATGTCGTGAAGGAAGTGGGCAAGGATGTCGTCCGCTTCACCATGCTGACGCGCAAGGCCGATGCGCAGATGGATTTCGACTTTGCCAAGGTCGTGGAAGCGTCGAAGGACAATCCGGTCTTCTACGTACAATATGCCCATGCGCGGATTTCCTCGCTGGGTCGCCGTGCTGCGGAAGCGGGTCTCGATCTTCCAGCGCCGGACCTGTCCCGGCTTGGGACGGGAGAGCTTGAGGTGGTCAAGCGCGCAGCACAGTTTCCACGTATCGTGGAGGCCGCCGCACAGAGCCGCGAACCGCATCGTATCGCCTTTTATCTCAATGACTTGGCGGCGTCTTTCCATGGCTGGTGGAACCAGGGTAACGACAATCCGGAGCTGCGCGTGATTGTTGCGGACGATCCGGCGACCACATCGGCAAGGCTTTTCTTGGCGCAGGGAATCGGGCAGATAATCCGCAACGGCTTGGCACTAATGGGGGTCGAGGCGCTGACGGAGATGCAGTGA
- a CDS encoding twin-arginine translocase TatA/TatE family subunit, producing MGSFSLMHWVIVLLVVMLLFGSGRISGLMGDVAKGIKSFKKGMEDDSDDITPARPAAKIEGQRAPEPSVPKTEEQKQV from the coding sequence ATGGGTTCCTTCTCGTTGATGCATTGGGTCATCGTCCTGCTGGTGGTGATGCTCCTGTTCGGCAGCGGCCGTATTTCCGGTCTGATGGGCGATGTCGCAAAGGGCATCAAAAGCTTCAAGAAAGGCATGGAGGACGATTCGGACGATATCACGCCCGCGCGTCCCGCTGCGAAGATCGAGGGCCAGCGCGCGCCTGAGCCGAGCGTGCCCAAGACCGAAGAGCAGAAGCAGGTCTGA
- the nagZ gene encoding beta-N-acetylhexosaminidase has product MKPVIFGLSGTSLTADEAAFFRDADPAGYIIFGRNVEDVAQLRALTDSMRTLHGRDNLLIMIDQEGGRVARMRPPVWPAFPPGSSFDRLYDIAPITAIEAARTNAQAIAITLRECGITVDALPLLDVRQPGASDIMGDRTLGGEPMRVAALGRAVLDGLRRGGVTGIVKHMPGHGRAAVDSHLELPHVDADEEALQVDLEPFQSLNWAPMGMTAHIVYSAWDDQRPASLSPTIIQDIIRDRIGFDGLLMSDDLDMKALSGSIPELAVAVVAAGCDIALNCWGRMEEMIGLAKALPDITPRARERLDAGLAYASASQDEVPLEALLAKRDELLALV; this is encoded by the coding sequence ATGAAACCCGTCATCTTTGGCTTGTCCGGCACGTCGCTCACCGCTGACGAAGCGGCGTTCTTTCGCGATGCCGATCCGGCAGGCTACATAATCTTCGGCCGGAATGTCGAGGACGTGGCGCAACTGCGCGCACTAACCGATTCGATGCGTACACTTCACGGTCGGGACAATTTGCTTATCATGATCGATCAGGAAGGTGGCCGCGTCGCGCGCATGCGTCCGCCGGTCTGGCCCGCCTTTCCGCCGGGATCGTCGTTCGACCGGCTCTACGACATCGCGCCGATCACGGCGATCGAAGCGGCCCGCACCAATGCACAGGCGATCGCTATCACGCTTCGGGAGTGTGGCATCACCGTCGACGCGCTTCCGTTGCTGGACGTGCGCCAGCCCGGAGCCAGCGACATCATGGGCGACCGGACGCTCGGCGGCGAGCCTATGCGTGTCGCGGCCCTAGGGCGTGCCGTGCTCGACGGCCTGAGGCGGGGTGGTGTTACGGGGATCGTAAAACATATGCCGGGACACGGCCGCGCTGCTGTCGACAGCCACCTTGAACTACCCCATGTCGATGCTGATGAAGAGGCGTTGCAGGTCGATCTTGAACCGTTCCAGTCGCTCAACTGGGCACCGATGGGGATGACGGCGCACATCGTCTACTCTGCCTGGGATGACCAGCGACCCGCCAGCCTCTCGCCGACCATCATTCAGGACATCATCCGCGACCGCATCGGTTTTGACGGGCTGCTCATGTCCGATGATCTCGACATGAAGGCGTTGAGTGGAAGCATTCCCGAACTGGCCGTCGCTGTGGTGGCCGCAGGGTGCGACATCGCGCTCAATTGCTGGGGCCGCATGGAGGAAATGATCGGCCTTGCTAAGGCGCTGCCGGATATTACACCACGCGCGCGGGAGCGGCTGGATGCGGGCCTCGCCTATGCGTCCGCATCGCAGGATGAAGTGCCACTGGAGGCTCTGCTGGCCAAGCGTGACGAACTGCTGGCTCTGGTCTGA
- the tatB gene encoding Sec-independent protein translocase protein TatB, giving the protein MFDIGSSELLLIVIVAIVVIGPKDLPRALYKVGQIVGKARGMARHFRTGIDAMVREVELQELEKKWAEQNKRIMAEHPPETEAIEDQSEPVAEASANPDYAGAHMTPLATPAPAITPKNDEAA; this is encoded by the coding sequence ATGTTTGATATCGGATCGAGCGAATTGCTGCTGATCGTGATCGTGGCGATCGTCGTGATCGGCCCGAAGGATTTGCCGCGCGCGCTGTATAAGGTCGGCCAGATCGTCGGCAAGGCGCGGGGCATGGCCCGCCATTTCCGTACCGGCATTGACGCGATGGTCCGCGAAGTCGAGCTTCAGGAGCTTGAGAAGAAGTGGGCCGAGCAGAATAAGCGGATCATGGCGGAGCATCCTCCGGAGACTGAAGCGATTGAAGATCAATCGGAGCCGGTAGCCGAAGCGTCTGCCAATCCAGACTATGCGGGCGCGCACATGACACCTCTGGCGACACCAGCGCCCGCGATCACGCCGAAGAACGACGAAGCGGCATGA
- a CDS encoding Y-family DNA polymerase — protein MQTQPSGRRHLALWFPFLSADRMMRLLSSRSDAPADGPFALIEKIRGAMRIAALDPQAVALGLSPGLALADARARVPELTVFDADPGADLRWLERIADHCDRYTPMVALDSPDGITLDITGCAHLFGGETALVDDLEQRMRRWMSGTTGHLRHAFADTPEGAQALARFQNVPAASEDAALRRLPIAALRLEPETETALRRAGLRTIGDLATRPSAPIAARFGEEATDMLVRVLGQRDSRIVPRRALPALFFERRFAEPIARTEDILTVIGDLGEDAAQVMEERRKGGRRFIVRLFRSDGQMRDLGVESGLPLRDPALLIKLFSERIEALADPIDPGFGFDMIRLSVPALEPMMPTQLQLEGGAVTQEAMAALVDRLSTRLGRDRIHRFAPRDTHIPEQGVLTLPAVEAPVPAQWEKPEAGEPPLRPVHLFDPPQKIEVMAEVPDGPPHRFRWRRTLHDVTRFEGPERIAAEWWKRPEGTGTTRDYYRVEDARGRRFWIFRHGLYTEKSHPNWYVHGLFA, from the coding sequence ATGCAAACACAACCATCCGGGCGGCGTCATCTGGCGCTGTGGTTCCCCTTCCTTTCGGCGGACAGGATGATGCGCCTGCTGTCCTCCCGATCCGACGCACCGGCTGACGGTCCTTTCGCGCTCATCGAGAAGATACGCGGCGCGATGCGCATTGCCGCGCTCGATCCACAGGCCGTTGCGCTGGGGCTCTCGCCGGGGCTGGCCTTGGCCGATGCCCGCGCACGCGTACCCGAACTGACGGTGTTTGATGCCGATCCCGGCGCGGATCTGCGCTGGCTGGAGCGGATCGCGGATCATTGCGACCGTTACACGCCGATGGTGGCGCTTGATTCGCCCGATGGCATAACCCTCGACATCACCGGCTGCGCGCATCTGTTCGGTGGCGAGACGGCGCTGGTCGATGATCTGGAACAGCGGATGCGCCGCTGGATGAGTGGGACGACCGGGCATCTGCGCCACGCCTTCGCTGATACGCCGGAAGGCGCACAAGCGCTCGCCCGGTTCCAGAACGTACCCGCAGCCAGCGAGGATGCAGCCCTGCGCCGCCTTCCAATTGCGGCCCTGCGGCTGGAACCGGAGACCGAGACCGCGCTACGCCGCGCGGGACTGCGCACCATAGGCGACCTCGCCACGCGGCCCTCCGCACCCATCGCGGCGCGTTTCGGGGAAGAGGCAACGGATATGCTGGTCCGCGTGCTGGGACAGAGGGACAGTCGCATCGTGCCCCGCCGCGCCCTCCCCGCCTTGTTCTTCGAACGCCGTTTCGCCGAACCCATTGCCCGCACCGAAGACATACTCACCGTCATCGGCGACCTTGGCGAAGACGCGGCGCAGGTGATGGAGGAGCGGCGCAAGGGCGGCCGTCGCTTCATCGTGCGCCTGTTCCGGAGCGATGGGCAGATGCGCGATCTCGGCGTGGAGAGCGGCCTTCCGCTGCGTGATCCGGCGCTCCTTATTAAGCTCTTCTCCGAACGGATCGAGGCATTGGCCGATCCCATTGATCCGGGCTTCGGCTTCGATATGATCCGCCTTTCCGTGCCCGCTCTCGAGCCGATGATGCCGACGCAGTTGCAGCTTGAAGGCGGCGCGGTCACGCAGGAGGCCATGGCCGCGCTGGTCGACAGGCTCTCGACGCGATTGGGCCGCGACCGCATCCATCGCTTCGCGCCGCGCGATACGCACATACCCGAGCAAGGCGTGTTGACGCTGCCTGCCGTCGAGGCCCCTGTTCCCGCACAATGGGAAAAGCCCGAAGCCGGGGAACCGCCCCTGCGCCCCGTCCACTTGTTCGATCCGCCGCAGAAAATCGAAGTCATGGCCGAAGTCCCCGACGGCCCGCCGCATCGCTTTCGCTGGCGGCGCACATTGCATGATGTCACTCGCTTCGAAGGACCGGAGCGGATCGCGGCGGAATGGTGGAAGCGCCCGGAGGGGACCGGCACCACCCGCGACTATTATCGCGTGGAGGACGCGCGCGGTCGTCGCTTCTGGATATTCCGCCACGGCCTTTACACCGAAAAGTCCCACCCCAACTGGTACGTCCACGGGCTGTTCGCATGA
- a CDS encoding SPOR domain-containing protein: MSDYARGSLNLDDEDRLPWLEPADREDDNDGVSPLKLLAFIVTGLIALGVIVGGVYWIQNRTSSAASGGDAQLIAAPAGDYKVPANEVDAKKFAGEGDASFAASEGVERAGRIDPSRVPEAPVTAGPAPVEAAKTAAAKPSSQFSAPVSDATRGSAASKPAATAKASGPMIQLGAYGSQSSAKDAWNRLSKRFDYLAPLGTSVESVKVGETTLYRLRASAGTGAQASAICGKLRVAGESCLVVN; the protein is encoded by the coding sequence ATGAGTGATTATGCGCGTGGCAGCCTGAACCTGGATGACGAGGATCGTCTTCCGTGGCTGGAACCGGCTGATCGCGAGGACGATAATGACGGTGTCTCTCCGCTTAAGCTGCTCGCCTTCATCGTCACTGGCTTGATCGCATTGGGGGTGATCGTCGGCGGCGTATATTGGATACAGAACCGTACATCTTCGGCGGCTTCAGGCGGTGATGCGCAGCTTATCGCAGCCCCCGCTGGCGACTATAAAGTGCCAGCGAATGAAGTGGACGCCAAGAAATTTGCCGGTGAAGGTGACGCCAGTTTCGCTGCAAGCGAAGGCGTGGAGCGTGCAGGCCGGATCGATCCCAGCCGCGTACCCGAAGCGCCTGTAACGGCCGGACCAGCGCCTGTTGAGGCTGCAAAGACCGCGGCAGCGAAGCCCTCCAGCCAATTCTCGGCACCCGTATCTGATGCAACGCGCGGCAGCGCGGCGTCGAAACCCGCAGCCACCGCCAAAGCCAGCGGCCCGATGATACAGCTTGGCGCTTATGGTAGCCAATCCAGCGCCAAGGATGCATGGAACCGACTGTCCAAACGGTTCGACTATCTCGCGCCGCTCGGCACTTCGGTCGAGTCCGTGAAGGTTGGAGAGACGACGCTGTATCGACTCCGCGCGAGTGCCGGGACGGGCGCACAGGCCAGTGCGATCTGCGGGAAACTGCGCGTCGCTGGGGAAAGCTGCCTCGTCGTCAATTGA
- the rnhA gene encoding ribonuclease HI, which yields MSEPTTVEIFTDGACKGNPGPGGWGAVIRSGPHEKDLSGGEKLTTNNRMELMAAIEALNALKRPCHVILTTDSNYVKDGITKWVFGWQKNGWKTADKKPVKNAELWQALVEATRRHRIDWRWVKGHAGHPDNERADRLASNAADVMRMTG from the coding sequence ATGAGCGAACCGACCACAGTCGAGATTTTCACCGACGGCGCATGCAAGGGCAATCCCGGCCCCGGCGGCTGGGGCGCAGTGATCCGGTCCGGCCCGCATGAGAAGGATTTGTCCGGCGGCGAGAAGCTGACGACCAACAACCGCATGGAATTGATGGCCGCGATCGAGGCGCTGAACGCTCTCAAGCGCCCCTGTCATGTCATCCTGACCACCGACAGCAATTATGTGAAGGACGGCATCACCAAGTGGGTGTTCGGCTGGCAAAAGAACGGCTGGAAGACCGCCGACAAAAAGCCTGTCAAAAACGCGGAACTCTGGCAGGCCTTGGTCGAAGCCACCCGCCGCCACAGGATAGATTGGCGATGGGTCAAAGGCCATGCCGGGCATCCCGACAATGAGCGCGCCGACCGATTGGCGAGCAACGCGGCCGACGTCATGCGCATGACTGGTTGA
- the scpB gene encoding SMC-Scp complex subunit ScpB codes for MTQEPDDFLRAVEATVFASEQPISVGELRLHVGDSGNLAAALEQLKSDYSGRGINLAERGGRWHFQTAADLAYILRREKEETRRLSRAAMETLAIIGYHEPVSRAEIEAIRGVQVGKGTLDVLMEAGWIRPAGRREVPGRPLIYVTTSEFLTYFGLESRRDLPGIDDLRAAGLLDPVDLALESAMAVDDDAQSVVEKDDEDA; via the coding sequence ATGACGCAGGAGCCCGACGATTTCCTCCGCGCGGTCGAAGCGACGGTCTTCGCTTCCGAACAGCCGATTAGTGTCGGTGAGTTGCGGCTGCATGTCGGCGACTCAGGCAATCTTGCCGCTGCTCTCGAGCAACTCAAGTCGGATTATTCCGGCCGGGGGATCAACCTGGCGGAACGTGGCGGACGGTGGCATTTCCAGACGGCTGCCGACCTTGCCTACATCCTGCGGCGTGAGAAGGAGGAGACGCGGCGGCTGTCGCGCGCGGCGATGGAGACGCTTGCCATCATCGGCTACCACGAACCTGTAAGCCGGGCAGAAATCGAAGCGATTCGTGGCGTTCAGGTGGGTAAGGGAACGCTGGACGTTCTGATGGAAGCGGGCTGGATTCGGCCGGCCGGTCGCCGCGAAGTTCCGGGCAGGCCGTTGATCTATGTGACGACCTCGGAATTTCTGACCTATTTCGGTCTGGAGAGCCGCCGCGATCTGCCAGGCATCGACGACTTGCGCGCTGCCGGGTTGCTCGATCCCGTCGATCTGGCGCTGGAAAGTGCGATGGCTGTGGATGATGATGCCCAATCCGTTGTGGAAAAGGACGACGAAGACGCCTAG
- the ispH gene encoding 4-hydroxy-3-methylbut-2-enyl diphosphate reductase — MTDIAPSSANLSAKLPLLLLIAAPRGFCAGVDRAIVIVERALEKYGAPVYVRHEIVHNRFVVEGLKAKGAVFVEELDEVPDGVPVIFSAHGVPKSVPVDAQQRGLSYFDATCPLVSKVHRQAERQVAAGRHILFIGHRGHPEVIGTFGQVPENTMTLIETVADAEAFTAPDPDNLAFLTQTTLSVDDTAAIVDVLQRRFPTIASPKGEDICYATSNRQNAVKAIASSCDAVLVIGAPNSSNSLRLVEVADREGTPARLIQRADEIDFEWLRGVATLGITAGASAPEVLVREVVAKLSEKFDVEEREVEEVRETVSFKLPRGLEAA; from the coding sequence ATGACAGACATCGCGCCCTCGTCAGCCAACCTATCCGCTAAATTGCCCTTGCTGCTGTTGATTGCGGCGCCGCGGGGTTTTTGTGCCGGAGTGGACCGCGCCATCGTGATCGTGGAGCGCGCGCTCGAGAAATATGGCGCGCCGGTCTATGTGCGGCATGAGATCGTCCATAATCGCTTCGTGGTGGAAGGCTTGAAGGCGAAGGGCGCGGTCTTCGTCGAGGAACTGGACGAAGTGCCCGATGGCGTTCCGGTCATATTCTCGGCGCATGGCGTTCCCAAATCGGTGCCGGTCGACGCGCAGCAGCGGGGACTTTCCTATTTCGATGCAACGTGCCCGCTGGTATCCAAGGTCCATCGTCAGGCGGAACGGCAAGTCGCGGCAGGGCGGCACATCCTGTTCATCGGCCATCGCGGCCATCCCGAAGTCATCGGGACGTTCGGTCAGGTGCCTGAGAACACCATGACCCTGATCGAAACGGTCGCAGATGCGGAAGCGTTTACGGCGCCAGATCCCGATAATCTGGCATTCCTGACGCAGACGACTTTGTCAGTGGATGACACGGCGGCGATCGTAGACGTGCTGCAACGCCGATTTCCTACTATCGCTTCGCCGAAGGGTGAGGATATTTGCTACGCCACCTCCAACCGGCAGAATGCCGTCAAGGCGATAGCGTCATCCTGCGACGCGGTGCTCGTCATCGGTGCACCGAATAGCTCGAATTCGCTGCGACTGGTTGAAGTCGCAGACCGGGAAGGCACACCCGCTCGCCTCATCCAGCGTGCGGACGAGATCGATTTCGAATGGCTGCGGGGTGTCGCAACCCTCGGGATCACGGCAGGCGCGTCGGCACCCGAAGTGCTGGTGCGTGAAGTCGTCGCCAAGCTTTCCGAGAAGTTCGATGTCGAGGAGCGGGAAGTCGAAGAAGTCCGGGAAACGGTGTCCTTCAAGCTTCCCCGCGGTCTTGAAGCGGCCTGA